The genomic DNA TCGATATCAAGAACCCAAATATCTTTACAGTTGCTGGAGAATTTCACGGTCTTGGCAAAGATCAAAGCTTCGTCAGAGACTCTCTACACAGCCGTGGCGTAGCTTTGACCCATGACGTTGTTCTTAACGTAATCGGCACACTGAACCGAAATCGATTCCCACAGGACAAGATTGTTCATCCCCGCCATGATTTTGTAGATCGTACAAGGCAAAGCGATATCTTCTTCACCTGCTTTCTTGTGCATTCTTCACCTGTTTTAAACGTAACGTCTTGCCATCAAAGtaaaataagtaattttatttcaaacatgtataattttattctatacATATAGCAATTTAGatttaataaaacataacacaTACGGCACTATAACACAGCTCAATAACAGTTTATTCTACTGAAATGCAATTTTTTCAAAAGGATAAAAGTAAAGCGTGTACACTATGAAGGTCTGTTGCTGAAAAGATCCtgggagaaaaagaaagcaacatGCATATATAcggtagaaaaaaataaaattcttacacatttttgaataaaaacagTTTCGACACAATACTAactgtaattagtcaaattatacatatacccacattaaaatttaatttagttttaaccaaaaaaaaaacaatttacatattttgacaaaatACCAACTCATTCGAATTTTTCTAGACTTTAGTATAACTAATTTTCATATTGAGCAATTTGTTATACAAATAAtcctattttaatattttatttttaaaaaggaaaataaattatacttaaCGCAAAACATATCTGTATtacaaatatcaaacaaaacaacataagcaaccaaaatcaaatacaaaaaccaaaaaaataataagcacaccaaaatccaaaacaaatgcCTCAAAATAATAACTAATCGAATGAAGCAAAGAAATCCGTTGATACGGGATCAAGAGAGAAATCAGTTGGATTTAAAATAGCAAACAGTTTATGAACAATGGTacaattaatattcaaaaaaatagcTTAAATAATCCGGTTCTTTGGTTTTCAGATTCAATGCTTCATCTTccaaattcatatattatatattacttcTTACATCatactataatattatttaaaacaaccaCAAGCCAGCGAAgctcaaaacaaccaaaatattaacaacatatataaaacaatcttctcaaaaaaaaaaacaacattgcCATTCTGTAATTATCATTGGCTAATTCATTAAGCTATGAGTCACCAAATTTTACATATCTACCGTTGATTAGATGCAATCTAATGGTCGAAAATCAACACTTACCTAAcccttcttctcttattttataacatgtcgaaaaatttaaattctattATTTTCCATCAGGTTTTTAATCTTCGACGCTTGTGTGCCAGATCCAAAAGGTTTAGTTCGTTTTTTCACAATCACTGCCAAAGGAAAAAAGGGTAATACGTTTCTTGACTGTTCCAACTCTTACGATTTCCTCATTTCccttttgcttctcttctccttttcaGGTTTTGACTCTACAAATCTTATAGTTTCCTTCTTTGTTCAATAGAAATCTCATGTACcaggtttatatttttttaactcttttggTCAATTTATTGTAATAGATCTTCTCTTATCATTTTTAGGTTCTCGATCTTCTCTTTTGGTGAACCGATTTTAaacatatgtaattttttattgtattgagtttcttaattttgttagtattaaatttctttatttgattgttttttaaaagaaaaacaaaaaaaaaggaatcattGCTATCAATACAGAGAGGATTTCAATGGAaccaaaatctaacaaaaaaacgaaagtataaaataaatatacaatacCAACATAATAGTATATACAACAAAACTGATAATACACTTTAATCCAactaccgcgcgtagcgcggatccATTACTagttgtatataaaataaaataaagatgataggagaatcataatttgaaatcctaacaaaattttcgaaatttagctattaaaaataattatattgtatatttggatataaaatcttagtttttgaaattctgactggtttatatttttttttaaaaattattttgtaatttcgtccataatttattagagagagaaaatattttttttctagatttttttctatttgatctgtaagtattttttattttttaattaattatatttatttaaattaattaattaagcttaattaaaattttttaatggcaattgaatgtaattttttacatattttaaggttagtttcatatttgtacttcccaattaatatagtaggattgaTTTTGACTATCTTAAGTCAAAGACAGAGTgtagaagaaagtgaagaaactAACAGTGAACATAGTTTTCGTATGTTTATGTGTAATTGCAACCAATATTTGGAACAATGAGCATAACTCTCTTATTTCAGATCAATTTTGTACAAATCTTTGATAACCAAAATACAAGAGGTTTAGTTTCTGGACTTGGTCATACTCATCAATGCCTTGAGCATCAGAATCTTCTTCCCTTTTCGCGATGAAGATTGCTTTATCTCCACGATCTCTGTACTTCTCGACACGGGTATTGCTCTTTGTGGTTCTGGTAAGGGCTTTATAATACACACAAGGTAGCAGAAAGGGTAAATAACTAAACAAAGATATTGAAAGTTGAAGAAAAGTAATCTTTGtatctctatatatgtataccGGTTTCTTTGGTTGGCTTGGGGAGCTTGAACGTTTCAGTAGAGATCCTGAACGTAAGAGAGGGAATCTCATAGGAGAGTTTGTTCTTTTACCTGCAACATTCAAACACACTTACATGACTGAAATGAATCTGACAAAAGCCAAGGAAAGAAGTATCATTCATTAGTTTAGTTGATGTAGTTAGTACTTGGTGTTCTgctgttgatgttgttgtgtaCGATGGGTGCAAAAGAGAAACTCCCTGCCTTGTTAGCTTTCCTGCATTTTCATTCACATTACAAACAACAAAgcgagaaacaagaagaagaatagtaGTTTAAGAAAATCAAGATTTTCTACCTTGCAGTATTTGGGGGGTTTTCTAGTATTGTTGATCGAACAGCTTCAAAGCAGATCAGTAGAAACATTCAGATATCATATAAACAACATAAACGAACCAAACAGTCGGATATAACGGATTTAGTTACCACTCTTGAACCGGTGTGAGTCATCTCCTGCAGAGAAACTTGTGCCTCTTCCTTGTtctgtgataaaaaaaaagaaagaataagatgATCAGAGAGATATGGCGAATAATGATGGAACGGATCAATTGTGTCGAGAGGGAAAAGAGGTTATACGAGGGAAGAAGTAACGCTTATGATGGCGAGGATATTGAAATAGAAGCAAATGCTGATGAGTCCCACTCTTCCCCATGTACTCTCTGCATAGTCTCATCCTCTACATGAacaacacatacacacacacagaaTGTGAGATAGTTTCAAGATTCAGGATTCAAGATTCGAGATTGAGTGTTTTACTTGTTCAAGAGAAGATAAACGAAGATGAGTGGTGGAGAAATGGGTCGAGTTatcagagagaaaagagttgaATTTGTCGGAAACAGAACCGAGATGATCCACTGTGTTCACTACTGCCTTTGCTGCATACTCTTTCAACGTCTCTATGACTCTgccatcatcattcatcagatTCAACAACACATGGACTTGTAAAATACTCTCGTTACTATcaagaaagacaagaaaaattacgtttctttgtgttcttctttgcCGTAAGAGGTTTCGAAATACTCAGCAGCTGAGTACAACTGTTTCCGCAAATTCTTCAAATCCTTAAAACACCAAAAGAACAACAGAACAGAAGATGAATCTTgaatgaagacaaaaaaatcacaatccTATTGATCAATCTGTGTTTGaggcgagaaagagagagagcgggagagagagaaggatcaAAACAAACCTTGAGAGTTTCTGAGAATTGAAGAGTTTGCTTCATGAAGAGTTCGTCATTATTGGAAGACTGGTGAAGAACTATCGCTAAAGATGTAGAGCTCGCCATTAATGAgatgagggagagagagagagagagaaggcgAAGATAATGGAGTAAGTAAGAAAGATCCAAGTGGAGACAACACTATTATACACTCTGTGTTGACTCTTTAATACATTCCATACGTTCTTAACaagttaatattttcttttaaatttttgtaactaaaaataatatcaaattaaattgtcattaaaggataaaaaaagaatatattaaattaattactaggagagttaaaacaaaaatgtaaaaagcagTCGACAAATCAAACATTATGACCCGGAGAAATGCATTTAGGCCACacttttcaattattaaaatggTTTTTATGAAATtgattaaacaaatcaaacattatGACCCGGAGAAATGCATTTAGGCCACacttttcaattattaaaatggtttttatgaaattgattaataattaatgattgcatcaattataaaatacttaagtcaaaaagaaaaatcggaAGGAAGATTTGTAGTTGGAAAAATTAATGGAGCAGAAAGTAAAGAAGCATGATTATTCaacattttgtttaattaaaNAATCTAAAGAAAATGCATACACAtactatatattagtatttacAAGAAGTGGGACACTAAACATCAAAATTCAATCACGGACTCATTTTATGGAGTTGCCTTTATGAGTCTAGAAACCATTCATGTGACATAACACACTCACTCATATAAGTTGCATTATGACCAGACGACAAAAACGAACAGGGCCAAATTATATTTCACGAATTGTTTGGGAAGATACTAGTGTGAGTCAtacatggtaaaaaaaaaaagttttatgacCCAAATTGAAACGAATTCGAAGAAGGATAAAGGATTGGGATTACACGATGCGATCGAGCTCTCTGGCGTAGCTGAGGGTTTGGTTGATGAGTTGCAGAGAGGGTACCTCCTTGCACGGTGCggtttttttagctttttggaACACAACTAACTAACCCGTCTTTGACTTCCCACTACGGGTGCTCCTCGTTTACATATATGTTAACAGTTCTTGATCAGAAGAGAAGAGTAACATCTCACGAACCTCGCTGATTGAGAGATGATCATATGTTTTCTCGCTGCATCCAGCTATTTCGTCTCTACAGATAACAAAATGAGATTTTTAAAGTCATGGCAATGAGCTAAATAAGAGAAAGGGTCATCAAtgaaacctatgcatttctttTTTACCTAATAGTTTTTGCCAAGAGAGATCCATGAAATTACACAAAAGTCTCATCAGGAGCGGTCTGTTCTAGCACTCAACACACGGTTATAGGCACCTTTCATGAAGGATTGCTCGAGCTCAACCGCATGCTTGATGCAATGATTCTCCAAGGTTGCAGAGGAAAGTATGATACGGTCCATCAAACGTATTATCGTAGAAGAGGGCCACGTCAGCAGGAGGAGGGAAAAGAAGCTGAGCTGGTCAAAGGCTGTTGACTGAAGAAAAACTTGGAAGGAGGAAGAGGGTTTGCAGTTGGAAGGAGGAGAGTTGGAATAAAGAGACGTTGTATCGTTTTGAATTCATTATGTTGATTTTTAGTGAGAGAAACTTGGGAGGATTGAATCTAGCGATGTGctagtgtgagagagagagatctattTTGTTCTGAGAGAATTCCGATATCGAGATTACAATCTCTATATTCTCTTATTCATTCTATTTGCAAAGTATTATTCATTCTATTATTCTCTTATTCATTATTGAGCTCTGAACAGAGCTACGGTTCCGGATAAGTTCCCCATTCCTGTCATTGATCAGCTTCTCGATGAACTCCATGGAGCAGTGATATATTCGAAGATTGATTTAAGGTCTGGATACCACCAAATCCGTATGTGTGAGGAAGATGTAGCTAAGACTGCTTTTCGAACTCTGGAAGGTCATTACGAGTTTCTTGTCATGCCCTTTGGCTTGACTAATGCCCCTGCGACATTCCAGGCTCTGATGAACAAGATCTTTAAGCAGTATTTGAGGAAGTTTGTGTTAGtattttttgatgatatattgatatatagcGAGAATGTGGAGGCTCATGTGCGTCATTTGACAGTGGTTTTGCAAATCTTGGCATCTCATCAGTTGTTTGCCAACAATAAGAAGTGTCTGTTTGGTGTGATGCAGGTTGAGTATTTAGGTCACATCATATCCTGCTTGCGACGGATATGGTTAAGACAGAGGCTATGCTTTCATGGCCAACACCTACCACTATCAAACAGCTACGCAGGTTTCTAGGCTTAACGGGGTACTATCGTAAGTTTGTACAAGGTTATGGGTCTATAGCTCGTCCTCTCACGGAGTTGCTTAAGAAGGACCAATTTGGTTGGTCTTCAGCGGCTCAACAGGCCTTTGACGCTTTGAAACGAGCAATGGCTAGTGCTCTGGTTTTAGCTTTGCCTGACTTTACTAAGACGTTTGTTATTGAATCTGATGCTTCAGGTACTGGTGTGGGAGCGGTTCTGTTGCAGGACAAACGTCCCATTGCTTATTTTAGTCATGGTCTTACTTCTCGAGAGCAGTTAAACCGGCGTATGAAAGGGAGTTAATGGTGATAGTATTGGCGGTTTTGAAATGGAAACACTACTTACTTGGACGTTCGTTTGTTGTTCATACGGATCATAGGAGCTTAAAGTTTCTTTTGGAACAACGTGGGGTTAATATGGAGTATCAACGTTGGTTGACGAAGTTACTTGGTTATGATATGGACATTGTTTACAAGCCAGGGGTGGATAACAAAGCTGCTGATGGTCTTTCTCGAATTCCACATTCAGCATCACACTCCTTGTTGGCTTTGACTGTTCCGTCGGTGTTACAGTTGCAGGATTTGTACAAGGAGATTGATAAAGatgagaagattcaggccatgATCACGCAGTTACAATCTTCTGCTACTAATCGAGGACATTACTCGTTGGTCAATGGTCGCTTGTGGTATAAGAGGAGGTTGGTCATACCACAATCATCGTCTTTTCTACCTCTTATTCTTCATGAATATCATGACAGCAAGGTTGGAGGTCATGCGGGCATTTTTAAAACACTGAAACGTATTCAGGAGTATTTCCATTGGGAGGGCATGTATGGTGATATCCAACGTTATGTTCAGTCCTGTTCGGTGTGTCAGACGCACAAGTATTCCACATTGGCACCGGCAGGATTATTACAGCCCTTACCCATTCCAACTGCGATTTGGGAGGATGTTTCTTTAGACTTTATTGAGGGCTTACCTACTTCAGGTGGCATGAATGTGATATTGGTGGTGGTTGATCGCCTCAGTAAAGCTGCACATTTCCTGGGTTTAAAACACCCTTTTAAGGCTTTGGATGTGGCTAATGCGTTTGTGGAGGGTGTTGTTAGGTTGCATGGATTTCCAAAGTCTATTGTTTCAAACAGGGATCGCATTTTCTTGGACTGCTCTGTTTCGTGTGGCAGGGACCAAGTTGAAGTATAGTACGGCGTACCACCCGCAGACTGACGGTCAGACGGAGGTCCTGAACCGTTGTCTTGAGACTTACTTGTGTTGCTTTGCGTCTTCTCACCCTCGGACTTGGCAGAAATATTTGGCATGGGCAGAGTACTCTTATAACACCTCATTTCATTCTGCGATCAAGTCATCCCCATTTAAATTGGTGTACGGTAGAGATCCTCCTCGTCTCTTACCCTTCGAGGCTGGTTCTACAGAGGACTGGGAACTAGAGGTTCAGTTGCGAGAGCGTGATTTGATGCTCCACCGTATTCGTGATAACCTTGTGCGGGCTCAGGAGATTATGAAGAAGCAGGCGGATAAGAAGCGTCGTGATGTGGTGTTCGCTGTGGGTGATCGGGTGTACTTGAAGTTACAACCTTACCGTCAGATGTCAGTGGTTCGTCGGAACTGTTAGAAGCTGGCGGCCAAGTTTTATGGACCGTTTGAGGTTATTGAACGTGTCGGAGCGGTTGCCTATCGTGTGAAGTTGCCTGATAACTGTAAGATTCATAACGTTTTCCATGTTTCGCAGTTGAAGGCAGTGGTGGGTGATCATCATCTGCTTCAGGACGGTGAACCTCCGGAGCAGCTTGAAGAGGACGTGATTTATCCTCAGTCTGTGATGGCAGTACGTTATAATTCCACTGATGGTCGTGAATTGTTGGTTAAGTGGGAAGGTAAACCGGCTGAGGATAATTCGTGGGTGCTGTCCAAGGAGTTCGTTCGTCAGTTTCCTGCTTtcaagcttgaggacaagcttgtTCTCCGGAATGGGAGTATTGATACGGTCCATCAAACGTATTATCGTAGAAGAGGACCACGTCAGCAGGAGGAGGGAAAAGAAGCTGAGCTGGTCAAAGGCTGTTGACTGAAGAAAAACTTGGAAGGAGGAAGAGGGTTTGCAGTTGGAAGGAGGAGAGTTGGAATAAAGAGACGTTGTATCGTTTTGAATTCATTATGTTGATTTTTAGTGAGAGAAACTTGGGAGGATTGAATCTAGCGATGTGctagtgtgagagagagagatctatgTTGTTCTGAGAGAGTTCCGATATCGAGATTACAATCTCTGTATTTCTCTTATTCATTCTATTTGCAAAGTATTATTCAGTATATCATAAATCTATCAAAGTAATTTCAGTTCCGTGTGGAAATTATTCAGCAATCCTGTTCTGAACAAGCAGTCGCAGTAGGTTCAGACCAAGAATTAGATGATCTTGCTGAGAGGGCGGAAGATGTCTCCTGGTACATGAACAAAAGAACACACTTTAGCATTGCATCCAATTGAGAGGTGATACAAGAACATGAAGATAGATTATAGATATATCCCCTGAACTTCAGCAATGTCTCTTGGCTTTCTAACCAAAAATTTGACTcacaatgaagaagataagcTTACTAGCAATAGCCAATTCCTGGAGCTGAATTAGGAGTATTCTCAAACAAAGGCGGTAGACTTGTGAACTTAGTCAGAAGAACCTGaataaaagaaatgaaacaaccACTAAATTACAAAACCAGACACTGATATTTTCAAAACTTGAGCATAGTGTAGCTCAGACACCTTTGACATTGCTATATCCACGAGTTAATCTATTATTGAATGtttgccaacaaaaaaaatatctataattgaattagggttagaaaaggaaacaaataccTTAAGCTGAGACAAGAGATTAGTACATAAATCGAAATCTTTTCTTGTAAACGCAGCTTTAAAACCTTTCGAACTGCTGAGAAACCTCCGAATccatctcactctctctctatctctatgaATTTCTCTGTGAAACTAAATTAACTCAATTGGCTGagttgaggaagaaaaaaaaataagaagacgacgaagattTGTTTGGGCCGTTAGTTTAATCTCAAATATAGTGGGGCTTGAAATGATAATAAAGCCCAATAGAAGCTTCTCGGGTTCTTTTTGTACGTGTTAACTAGACAGGAGAGAAGTCGTGAACTTGTGATGCTGACACACTCGCACTCTCTTCTTTCTCGTCAACAACGCGTTTTTGGTGTTTGGTCCACAATCCTTAGCCTCTAAGACAAATcaaccctattttttttttccaataaattattactttctaaaaaaaatatcttaaaaagaAATACTAATTGTCActattattgacaaaaaaatctcatatcTAAAAGTCTGCCACGTCAAAATCCGAAATTGTGTTCTTCCAGACCGCGTCTTCGCTACCTGCCCCGCCGCTGTGATCGATCTCACTCGTTCGATTTTCTTATGCAacaattaattaagaaaataaaaagaaaaaaacatcagacagaacagaagttttttttttgggggttaacTGTTAGGGCATCCTTAATGGGAGAactatttttcatgtttttagattaaatatattgtgtaaataatctaagatcagttgttaagatcatagagaaaaaaaataggagaactaattatggtgttcttcgAATAAATATaaagtgaaaataatgtaagatcagtagttaagatcttttgttaaaaaactagttattgggagaacatgtttaagatcataagatttaataatataatatttataaacattttacaaattatgaaaacttataaaataacatttaaattgcttacttataaacttgtaaataaaatgtaaaaaaagaaacaaacatattacttaattaattatagcaGATAAACATCttatttaatgaataaatagtttaatttccaaatttattccatatatgctctatcaaatcctcctttaatttCTGATGTGCTTGTCTATCACGAATTATAGTATGGCCATCACCTAAACCCTCAAGATTTGAAGGCATATTTACTGAAAACGAAAGATCTGGAGTAATTCcggttccatcttcttgttggaattcttgttcgtcatagagcgtgtatgaatctcgttcatcttcgacaatcatattatggagtatgagacatgctctcataatatatgcaatcttaccctttgaccataaaagagatggatttttaatcatggcgaatctagattgcaggactccaaatgcacgctcaacatcttttcgtgcACCTTCTTGTTTTTCTGCAAACAAACGATGTTTCGgatgttgtggttgtgggatggatttaacaaatgtcGCCCATTCCgggtaaataccatccgtcaaatagtaagccaaattatactcatttccgttgacatagtacgtaacttcaggagctcgaccgtaaataatgtcattaaatactggtgactgatcaagaacatttaaatcgttacaagtacctggagctccaaaaaatgcgtgccatatccagagatcttgtgaagctaccgcctccaaaacaattgttggtttaCCGGTGCCTCGTGAATACATGCGAAACCGTCGGCGAAATTGC from Camelina sativa cultivar DH55 chromosome 2, Cs, whole genome shotgun sequence includes the following:
- the LOC104729730 gene encoding protein ABIL4 gives rise to the protein MASSTSLAIVLHQSSNNDELFMKQTLQFSETLKDLKNLRKQLYSAAEYFETSYGKEEHKETVIETLKEYAAKAVVNTVDHLGSVSDKFNSFLSDNSTHFSTTHLRLSSLEQRMRLCREYMGKSGTHQHLLLFQYPRHHKRYFFPQQGRGTSFSAGDDSHRFKSAVRSTILENPPNTARKANKAGSFSFAPIVHNNINSRTPSKRTNSPMRFPLLRSGSLLKRSSSPSQPKKPPLPEPQRAIPVSRSTEIVEIKQSSSRKGKKILMLKALMSMTKSRN